From Streptomyces sp. NBC_00690, a single genomic window includes:
- a CDS encoding cupin domain-containing protein yields the protein MSEHTGTTDQSTESTLQALLESCVASRDSRDEDWDTLGFQAKAGDEFRRAQIRYIGSGATGNHEGDDRILGAEHFTFSNMRLPAGAIGPEHTHHDAEEVFFVLEGELEVTVHDTEDGTRTASRVLGYRDLVRVPAGVPRSLRNIGTTDALFCVVIGAAKPQLPSYPPTSAMHGITRD from the coding sequence GTGAGCGAGCACACCGGCACCACCGACCAGTCGACCGAATCCACTCTCCAGGCCCTCCTGGAGTCCTGTGTGGCCAGCCGTGACTCCCGGGACGAGGACTGGGACACCCTCGGCTTCCAGGCCAAGGCGGGCGACGAGTTCCGCCGGGCCCAGATCCGATACATCGGATCTGGCGCCACCGGCAACCACGAGGGGGACGACCGCATCCTGGGCGCCGAGCACTTCACCTTCTCGAACATGCGGCTGCCGGCCGGGGCCATCGGCCCCGAGCACACCCACCACGACGCCGAAGAGGTCTTCTTCGTCCTCGAAGGAGAACTGGAGGTCACCGTCCACGACACCGAGGACGGCACCCGAACGGCGAGCCGTGTCCTCGGCTACCGGGACCTGGTGAGGGTCCCCGCCGGAGTGCCCCGCAGCCTGCGCAACATCGGTACCACCGACGCCCTGTTCTGCGTGGTCATCGGTGCGGCCAAGCCCCAACTGCCCAGTTACCCGCCCACCTCCGCGATGCACGGCATCACCCGGGACTGA
- a CDS encoding aldehyde dehydrogenase, with translation MAGGSMDIIVAGRHRPGRGPTMESVDPATGAAFAEVTTATAEDVDDAVTAGAAAMRDPAWRNLLPHERARLLHRTGALIEEESEELARLQSRDIGKPLSETRALVASAAGTFRYVAAALETLDEALTTPRGPYLSMSVHEPIGPVAAITPWNSPIASEAQKAAPALAAGNAVLIKPAEWSPLAALRLGDLLLRAGIPPGLVSVLPGAGRVVGEALVRHPGVRKVAFTGGTTTGRRIASIAADKLMPVSLELGGKSPVIVLPDADLDQAVRGAVFGIFSSQGQACVAGSRLFVHRSVHDELTGRIVAAAERLVIGDPMAKGTHMGPLISAEHRAAVESYVQLALDEGGHVRTGGERPTGPALDSGYYYRPTVITGLDPASRVCQEEIFGPVLAILPYDEEEELTELADSTPYGLACGIWTRDYRRAWRLARRIESGTVWINTYKQLSASTPFGGVKESGIGREKGREGIRAYMTQKSLYWGLDEAPSAWGT, from the coding sequence ATGGCCGGTGGAAGCATGGACATCATCGTGGCGGGCCGGCACCGACCGGGGCGCGGCCCGACCATGGAGTCGGTCGACCCGGCGACCGGCGCCGCCTTCGCCGAGGTCACCACAGCCACCGCCGAGGACGTCGACGACGCGGTGACGGCAGGTGCCGCAGCCATGCGCGATCCGGCCTGGCGGAACCTCCTTCCCCATGAGCGCGCCCGACTGCTCCACCGGACCGGTGCGCTCATCGAGGAGGAGTCGGAGGAACTCGCCCGGCTCCAGAGTCGGGACATCGGCAAACCGCTCTCGGAGACACGGGCCCTGGTGGCGAGTGCCGCCGGGACCTTTCGCTACGTCGCCGCGGCCCTCGAAACCCTGGACGAGGCGCTCACCACCCCGCGCGGCCCGTACCTGAGCATGAGCGTGCACGAGCCGATCGGCCCGGTCGCCGCCATCACCCCCTGGAACTCACCGATCGCCAGCGAGGCCCAGAAGGCCGCGCCGGCACTCGCCGCCGGGAACGCGGTGCTGATCAAACCGGCCGAGTGGTCACCGCTGGCCGCACTGCGCCTCGGCGATCTGCTGCTGCGCGCCGGCATTCCCCCGGGCCTGGTCAGCGTGCTACCCGGGGCCGGCCGAGTGGTGGGTGAGGCGCTGGTGCGTCACCCGGGAGTCCGCAAGGTCGCCTTCACCGGCGGAACCACCACCGGCCGACGGATCGCCTCGATCGCCGCCGACAAGCTGATGCCCGTCTCCCTCGAACTGGGCGGCAAATCACCCGTGATCGTGCTGCCCGACGCGGATCTGGACCAGGCCGTTCGGGGTGCGGTCTTCGGCATCTTCTCCTCGCAGGGGCAGGCGTGCGTCGCGGGCTCCCGGCTCTTCGTCCATCGCTCCGTACACGACGAGCTGACGGGCCGCATCGTGGCAGCTGCCGAACGCCTGGTCATCGGCGACCCGATGGCGAAGGGGACCCACATGGGCCCGTTGATCTCCGCGGAGCACCGCGCCGCCGTGGAGTCGTACGTCCAACTCGCACTCGACGAGGGCGGACACGTCCGCACCGGGGGCGAACGCCCCACCGGACCCGCTCTGGACAGCGGGTACTACTACCGGCCGACCGTGATCACCGGTCTCGACCCCGCCTCACGCGTCTGCCAGGAGGAGATCTTCGGCCCCGTGCTCGCAATCCTCCCGTACGACGAAGAGGAGGAGCTGACCGAGCTGGCCGACTCCACCCCGTACGGACTGGCCTGTGGCATCTGGACGCGTGACTACCGCAGGGCCTGGCGCCTCGCGCGCCGGATCGAGTCGGGCACGGTCTGGATCAACACCTACAAACAACTCTCCGCCTCCACCCCGTTCGGCGGTGTCAAGGAGAGCGGCATCGGCCGTGAGAAGGGCCGGGAGGGCATCCGGGCCTATATGACGCAGAAGAGCCTGTACTGGGGACTTGACGAGGCACCGTCCGCTTGGGGCACCTGA
- a CDS encoding MarR family winged helix-turn-helix transcriptional regulator — protein MSHRPDRRSSAADSASAGLTEQVRESAREGRPDEVDRIISEWRTERPGLDASSIDVVGRVTRCGLLVRNLSNRMYDRHSINQSIFDVLASLRRMGPPYRKTARELATSSLLTSGGMTMRLDRMERDGLIRRIRSAEDRRSVYAELTPAGFALIDRIIDEHLEREREMLETLSDEEQQQLAGLLRKLETRLRDLD, from the coding sequence GTGAGCCATCGACCCGACAGGCGTTCCTCCGCGGCCGATTCCGCATCGGCGGGACTGACGGAGCAGGTCCGGGAGTCCGCCCGGGAGGGCCGCCCCGACGAGGTGGACCGGATCATCAGCGAGTGGCGGACCGAGCGGCCGGGCCTCGACGCCAGCAGCATCGACGTCGTGGGCCGCGTCACCCGCTGCGGACTACTGGTCCGCAATCTGTCGAACCGCATGTACGACCGCCACTCCATCAACCAGTCGATCTTCGACGTGCTGGCGAGCCTGCGCAGGATGGGACCCCCCTACCGCAAGACCGCACGGGAGCTGGCGACCTCATCGCTCCTGACCTCGGGCGGGATGACGATGAGGCTCGACCGGATGGAGCGGGACGGACTGATCCGCAGGATCCGCTCGGCCGAGGACCGTCGCAGCGTGTACGCGGAGTTGACCCCGGCGGGCTTCGCCCTGATCGACCGCATCATCGACGAGCACCTGGAACGGGAGCGGGAGATGCTGGAGACGCTCAGCGATGAGGAGCAGCAGCAGCTCGCCGGGCTGTTGAGGAAGCTCGAAACCCGACTGCGCGACCTGGACTGA
- a CDS encoding M24 family metallopeptidase has translation MPTPTISGATQQTALATGTPEEPHDERAFRMRRTQEFMDAHELDGLLVFGADRSDRYDAGQYLFRDRRYQHFVVPRHGEPTMVAFAAQVAAQHQLTRERGLETWIEDIRVGSAPELLPEIAREKQLGRGRLGVIGAGYGSPFYPGGWVSRSVWDAISERLPEATLLDVTRDYGLVMARRSDEDLEHIATAAAAGDAAIEAMMALAAPGQDETALYAEGVATMMRKGMRVTWMLFQTGLDNYAWGEPTWLTRPEQARKLERSDMVWAEIFPNYAELNTHVNMSFTLGTPPTETLRCAEVARASYEAGVAAVRPGATFAEVCAAMEVPLTEAGMWHLTPQFASLNPLLSGGGSALGIRDHVDSFAGAYPQADGHAGPFFDFEIEAGMTFSLQPDARLGRRGAIVGGVVAATESGCREFNTVSTRLNSVDV, from the coding sequence GTGCCGACTCCGACCATCTCCGGGGCCACCCAGCAGACCGCACTCGCAACCGGTACCCCGGAGGAACCGCACGACGAACGCGCGTTCCGGATGCGCCGCACCCAGGAGTTCATGGACGCCCATGAACTCGACGGTCTGCTCGTCTTCGGGGCCGATCGAAGCGACCGCTACGACGCCGGCCAGTACCTCTTCCGCGACCGCCGCTACCAGCACTTCGTCGTACCCCGGCACGGCGAGCCCACGATGGTCGCCTTCGCCGCACAGGTCGCGGCGCAGCACCAGCTCACCCGGGAGCGCGGCCTTGAGACCTGGATCGAGGACATCCGGGTGGGGTCCGCACCGGAACTCCTGCCGGAGATCGCACGGGAGAAGCAACTCGGTCGCGGCCGACTCGGTGTGATCGGGGCCGGCTACGGATCGCCGTTCTACCCGGGCGGCTGGGTCTCCCGGTCCGTGTGGGACGCGATCAGCGAACGGCTGCCGGAAGCCACGCTCCTCGACGTCACCCGTGACTACGGGCTGGTGATGGCCCGGCGCAGCGACGAGGACCTGGAGCACATCGCCACCGCAGCCGCGGCCGGGGACGCGGCCATCGAGGCCATGATGGCCCTGGCCGCACCGGGCCAGGACGAGACGGCGCTGTACGCCGAGGGCGTGGCGACGATGATGCGCAAGGGAATGCGCGTCACCTGGATGCTCTTCCAGACGGGTCTCGACAACTACGCTTGGGGGGAACCCACCTGGCTGACCCGCCCGGAGCAGGCCCGGAAGCTGGAACGCTCCGACATGGTGTGGGCCGAGATCTTCCCCAACTACGCCGAGCTGAACACCCACGTCAACATGAGCTTCACCCTCGGCACCCCGCCGACCGAGACGCTGCGCTGCGCCGAGGTCGCCCGTGCGTCCTATGAGGCCGGTGTTGCCGCGGTACGGCCCGGCGCGACCTTCGCCGAGGTGTGCGCGGCGATGGAGGTACCGCTCACCGAGGCCGGGATGTGGCATCTGACCCCGCAGTTCGCCTCGCTGAACCCCTTGCTGTCCGGAGGCGGCTCGGCCCTGGGCATCCGCGATCACGTCGACTCCTTCGCCGGCGCGTATCCGCAGGCGGACGGGCATGCGGGCCCCTTCTTCGACTTCGAGATCGAGGCCGGCATGACCTTCTCACTCCAGCCGGACGCCCGGCTCGGCAGGCGGGGCGCGATCGTTGGCGGGGTGGTGGCCGCGACGGAGTCCGGCTGCCGCGAGTTCAACACGGTCTCCACCCGGCTCAACTCGGTGGACGTCTAG
- a CDS encoding ABC transporter substrate-binding protein — protein MTKRPPSLNRRSLLHGMAAVGAGGLLAACGDGSSPGSGSGSGSAKSGSGGNLPSSLKSLADKATKEGQVRLFVSTDSRTPAHARKLSRALRADTGADIEIKFVSGEPDPAFANKLVQEAKAQVAPSIDVFATTPLVVKQLSGANLVQSVDWGSMDGVAAADVWADHQGIYIAEIARTVLYNTKDIKAEDAPKSLEELLTDKWRGKIVTAGLPDVFSPLAAGLGVDKTLDFVRRLLENGRVSLASVPTAIRTQVSSGEFPIGYGVRIGERQRVSKAPVDYAPIKVPVVPRAGLVVKGAKNPSASQLFLYWLNATEQGRKQAYEVLDWPRYTTPGTDLHVLAEKAGGVMTADTDWWMNEYEKVNKQVAQLLRK, from the coding sequence ATGACAAAGCGGCCCCCATCGCTCAACCGGCGCTCCCTTCTGCACGGCATGGCCGCCGTGGGAGCGGGTGGCCTGCTGGCCGCCTGCGGCGACGGCTCCTCCCCCGGTTCAGGTTCCGGTTCCGGTTCCGCCAAGTCCGGTTCCGGTGGCAATTTGCCCTCCTCCCTCAAGTCGCTCGCCGACAAGGCCACCAAGGAGGGCCAGGTCCGGCTCTTCGTCAGCACCGACTCCCGCACCCCCGCACACGCCCGGAAGCTCTCCCGAGCCCTGCGGGCCGACACCGGTGCCGACATCGAGATCAAGTTCGTCAGTGGGGAACCGGACCCGGCCTTCGCCAACAAACTGGTGCAGGAGGCCAAGGCACAGGTCGCACCGTCGATCGATGTGTTCGCGACCACCCCCTTGGTGGTCAAGCAACTCAGCGGTGCCAATCTGGTCCAGTCGGTCGACTGGGGCTCCATGGATGGCGTGGCCGCGGCCGACGTATGGGCCGACCACCAGGGCATCTACATCGCCGAGATCGCCCGGACGGTCCTCTACAACACCAAGGACATCAAGGCGGAAGACGCCCCCAAGTCCTTGGAGGAACTGCTCACCGACAAGTGGCGCGGCAAGATCGTCACTGCCGGACTGCCCGACGTCTTCAGCCCGCTGGCCGCTGGCCTCGGCGTCGACAAGACGCTGGACTTCGTGCGCCGTCTGCTGGAGAACGGCAGGGTGTCCCTGGCATCGGTGCCGACCGCCATCCGCACCCAGGTGAGCAGTGGGGAGTTCCCCATCGGCTACGGAGTCCGCATAGGCGAGCGCCAGCGCGTCTCCAAGGCTCCGGTCGACTACGCCCCCATCAAGGTGCCCGTGGTGCCGCGCGCCGGACTCGTCGTCAAGGGGGCCAAGAACCCCTCCGCTTCGCAACTCTTCCTCTACTGGCTCAATGCGACCGAGCAAGGCCGCAAGCAGGCGTACGAGGTCCTGGACTGGCCCCGCTACACCACTCCCGGCACGGATCTGCACGTGCTGGCCGAGAAGGCGGGCGGGGTGATGACCGCGGACACGGACTGGTGGATGAACGAGTACGAGAAGGTCAACAAGCAGGTCGCGCAATTGCTGAGGAAGTAG
- a CDS encoding ABC transporter permease: protein MGSDKVSELTTSRPAPEGRRTEEKGAPSPGAPPSARAGRRGVDVPLIVVRVMIALLCAVLIVPMAGLVWAAFGPGEGFGGGELSLDNFRTVLGSSGLGGTLLRTLVLGVGSVVVMLLVAVPLAWLYTRTDLRGKSVILFLAAAKMAIPGFLVALGYIFMFNPSNGIINTWWGELGGSGPLTDVYSLKWIILLQGLDFAGPAFFMLVPTLRVIDVNVEEAAAVHGIPRWRAALQLLLPIAAPAIAGVSIFFFIVAVEVFDYAGMLGMPARITVLSTLIYQYTQGTTGSPEYGNAAAVGLGMAFAIGLIMLAYYRAMRRAGQMATVTGKRAAREPIRLTRRGRIAGYGFISLYALVGVVLPVLTLVWASLVPYLRPPSAEAFGELSFAAYTDAAYDLGEVLPTTLLLVAVVPTVAVAFAACAGWLVTRTTVRGRRGLDALIMMTLAIPSIVMAVSFVYMGLSTYRWLPLYGTAAFLALVVACRFVATAYRTLHGTMLQVHGELEEAAAVSGIRRGRAFVSVILPVVRGSLTYAWFWIALLTIRELTITLILSSDGTDVMSTRIFGYSSAGETGLSAALGVIQLGLITILLIAFCRVARRQSL, encoded by the coding sequence ATGGGGTCGGACAAGGTGTCTGAACTGACCACCTCGCGCCCCGCCCCCGAGGGCCGGCGCACCGAGGAGAAGGGAGCCCCCTCGCCGGGGGCTCCCCCGTCGGCTCGCGCCGGACGGCGAGGGGTCGACGTTCCACTGATCGTGGTCCGGGTGATGATCGCGCTGCTGTGCGCGGTGCTCATCGTCCCGATGGCCGGGCTGGTCTGGGCCGCCTTCGGCCCCGGAGAGGGCTTCGGCGGCGGCGAGTTGTCCTTGGACAACTTCCGTACGGTGCTCGGCTCCAGCGGGCTGGGGGGAACACTGCTGCGCACCCTCGTTCTCGGGGTGGGCAGTGTGGTGGTGATGCTGCTCGTCGCGGTCCCGCTGGCCTGGCTCTACACCAGGACGGATCTGCGCGGCAAGAGCGTCATCCTCTTCCTGGCCGCCGCGAAGATGGCGATCCCCGGCTTCCTCGTCGCCCTGGGCTACATCTTCATGTTCAACCCGAGCAACGGGATCATCAACACCTGGTGGGGGGAGTTGGGCGGCAGCGGCCCGCTGACGGATGTCTACAGCCTGAAGTGGATCATCCTGCTCCAGGGGTTGGACTTCGCCGGCCCCGCCTTCTTCATGCTCGTGCCCACCCTGAGGGTCATCGACGTGAACGTCGAGGAGGCCGCTGCCGTCCATGGCATCCCCCGCTGGCGGGCAGCCCTTCAACTGCTGCTGCCGATTGCGGCACCGGCGATCGCCGGGGTGTCCATCTTCTTCTTCATCGTCGCCGTCGAGGTCTTCGACTATGCGGGGATGCTCGGGATGCCGGCCCGGATCACGGTGTTGTCCACCCTGATCTACCAGTACACCCAGGGCACCACCGGCTCCCCCGAGTACGGCAACGCCGCGGCCGTCGGACTCGGCATGGCGTTCGCGATCGGCCTGATCATGCTCGCCTACTACCGGGCGATGCGGCGGGCGGGGCAGATGGCCACGGTCACCGGAAAACGCGCCGCCCGCGAACCGATCAGACTCACCCGCCGGGGCCGCATCGCCGGGTACGGCTTCATCAGCCTGTACGCACTCGTCGGTGTGGTGCTGCCGGTACTGACCCTCGTCTGGGCCTCGCTGGTGCCCTATCTACGGCCGCCGTCAGCGGAGGCGTTCGGCGAGTTGTCCTTCGCCGCCTACACGGACGCCGCCTACGACCTGGGCGAAGTGCTGCCGACGACGCTGCTCCTGGTGGCCGTGGTGCCGACGGTCGCCGTGGCGTTCGCCGCGTGCGCCGGGTGGTTGGTCACCCGCACCACCGTACGGGGCCGACGCGGACTCGACGCGCTCATCATGATGACGCTGGCGATCCCGTCGATCGTCATGGCGGTCTCCTTCGTGTACATGGGGCTCTCCACCTACCGATGGCTACCGCTCTACGGAACCGCGGCCTTCCTCGCGCTCGTGGTGGCCTGCCGGTTCGTGGCGACGGCGTACCGCACGCTGCACGGAACGATGCTCCAGGTCCACGGCGAACTGGAGGAGGCTGCGGCGGTCTCCGGAATCCGTCGGGGCCGGGCGTTCGTCTCGGTCATCCTGCCCGTGGTGCGCGGCAGTCTGACCTACGCCTGGTTCTGGATCGCCCTGCTGACCATCCGCGAACTCACCATCACCCTCATCCTCTCCAGCGACGGCACCGACGTGATGTCCACACGGATCTTCGGCTACAGCTCGGCGGGCGAGACCGGGTTGTCCGCCGCCCTCGGTGTGATCCAGCTCGGGCTGATCACGATCCTGCTCATCGCCTTCTGCCGCGTCGCCCGCCGTCAGTCCCTCTAG
- a CDS encoding ABC transporter ATP-binding protein: MIVLEGVSKSFTQDRDRVPALRDVSLSISEGEFYVLLGASGCGKTTTLRIVAGLERPDDGTVSIDGRQVSGRTPPVWVGPEERPQAMVFQSYALWPHMTIRQNIAFPLRRGVRRPDRKEAADRVEEALEMFRLTEQADRKVTQLSGGQQQRVALARALALRPKVLLMDEPLSNLDARLRMDLRMELKELSRRTGITCLLVTHDQEEAMMLADRVGIMQGGGIVQEGPPDELYTAPATEFVANFLDHMNLIRSASVASSDPHGLEVTAGGQRLRTGPGDHAVGTGLTVGIRPDDIVFVLAEGDSATGPNLVTGTPVDHHYLGGHFLHRVETPLGLLTVRSAAGPDAFTSGTVRLRLPAEKLITMASVAGE; this comes from the coding sequence ATGATCGTCCTCGAAGGTGTCTCGAAGTCCTTCACCCAGGACCGCGACCGGGTACCGGCCCTGCGCGATGTCTCCCTCTCGATATCCGAGGGCGAGTTCTACGTACTGCTCGGTGCGTCCGGCTGCGGAAAGACGACCACCCTGCGCATCGTGGCCGGACTGGAGCGCCCCGACGACGGCACCGTGTCGATCGACGGCCGGCAGGTCTCGGGCCGCACTCCCCCGGTTTGGGTGGGCCCCGAGGAGAGACCACAGGCGATGGTCTTCCAGTCGTACGCCCTATGGCCTCATATGACGATCCGTCAGAACATTGCCTTCCCGCTCCGTCGTGGGGTGCGACGCCCGGACCGGAAGGAGGCGGCGGACCGGGTGGAAGAGGCGCTGGAGATGTTCCGGCTGACCGAGCAGGCGGATCGGAAGGTGACCCAACTCTCGGGCGGCCAGCAGCAGCGGGTTGCGCTGGCTCGGGCACTCGCGCTGCGCCCCAAGGTGCTGCTGATGGACGAACCGCTCTCCAACCTGGACGCAAGGCTCCGGATGGACCTCCGGATGGAGCTGAAAGAACTGTCGCGGCGTACGGGCATCACCTGTCTGCTGGTCACCCACGACCAGGAGGAGGCGATGATGCTCGCGGACCGGGTCGGCATCATGCAGGGCGGTGGGATCGTTCAGGAGGGGCCGCCGGACGAGTTGTACACCGCACCGGCGACGGAGTTCGTCGCCAACTTCCTCGACCACATGAACCTCATCCGATCCGCCTCGGTCGCCTCTTCGGACCCACACGGCCTGGAGGTCACGGCGGGCGGCCAGCGGCTGCGCACCGGTCCGGGCGACCATGCCGTGGGCACCGGGCTCACCGTCGGCATCCGCCCCGACGACATCGTGTTCGTCCTCGCCGAGGGCGATTCCGCCACCGGGCCCAACCTGGTGACCGGCACTCCCGTCGACCACCACTATCTGGGCGGGCACTTCCTCCATCGGGTGGAAACACCGCTGGGTCTGCTCACCGTCCGTTCAGCCGCGGGTCCGGACGCTTTCACGTCAGGCACGGTACGTCTGCGTCTGCCGGCCGAAAAGCTGATCACCATGGCGTCCGTGGCCGGGGAGTAG
- a CDS encoding alpha/beta fold hydrolase, whose product MTTNARLIEVNGQELSTEFFGNPDDPAVLLLHGAGHSLVNWPDDFVERLATGGRYVVRYDSRDAGRSTTYPVGAPPYDLRDLVADAAALIAALGPVPVHVVGMSQGAAIGQLLALDHPGRVATLTLASSTPGGPGHDHPDLPPMSDRLAAFFTQADGQVDWSDRTAAIEALVEGERPFAAESRPFDAEGVRLLAVRTVDRSHDIAAQSTNPYLLDAGEPWRHRLGRIAAPTLVLHGVEDPLFPIEHGVALAAEIPNAHFIALAGTGHEVFPREEWDTVVPALLAHTAGMGE is encoded by the coding sequence ATGACCACCAACGCGCGCCTGATCGAGGTCAACGGCCAAGAGCTGAGCACGGAGTTCTTCGGAAACCCCGACGACCCCGCAGTGCTGCTGCTGCACGGCGCGGGTCACTCCCTGGTCAACTGGCCCGACGACTTCGTCGAGCGACTGGCCACCGGCGGACGGTACGTCGTCCGCTACGACAGCCGTGACGCGGGTCGGTCCACGACCTACCCGGTGGGTGCCCCGCCGTACGACCTGCGCGATCTGGTCGCCGATGCGGCTGCGCTGATCGCGGCGTTGGGTCCGGTCCCGGTCCATGTCGTCGGCATGTCCCAAGGTGCCGCGATCGGTCAACTCCTGGCGCTCGATCATCCTGGGCGGGTCGCCACGCTCACGCTCGCCTCCTCGACCCCCGGCGGCCCCGGACACGACCACCCCGACCTACCTCCGATGTCCGACCGTCTCGCGGCCTTCTTCACCCAGGCGGACGGGCAGGTCGACTGGTCCGATCGAACCGCCGCCATCGAGGCGCTCGTCGAGGGGGAACGCCCGTTCGCGGCCGAGTCGCGACCCTTCGACGCGGAGGGCGTGCGGCTTCTCGCGGTGCGCACGGTCGACCGGTCCCACGACATTGCAGCCCAGTCCACCAATCCCTACCTCCTCGACGCCGGCGAACCCTGGCGACACCGGCTCGGTCGGATCGCCGCGCCGACCCTCGTTCTCCACGGAGTCGAGGACCCGCTCTTCCCGATCGAGCACGGGGTCGCCCTGGCGGCGGAGATCCCGAACGCCCACTTCATTGCCCTGGCGGGGACGGGACACGAGGTCTTTCCGCGCGAGGAGTGGGACACTGTGGTCCCGGCGCTCCTGGCCCACACCGCCGGAATGGGGGAGTAG
- a CDS encoding MarR family winged helix-turn-helix transcriptional regulator: protein MTSPRAAAEQEAWAAYRRLQLRVDTLIARDLERESGLSMADYDVLAALVALFDPDHCIRVGQLTARMDWAHSRLSRQLGRMERRGLISREACELDGRGDDVVLTAAGRRAHDEATPAHLASVHRHFARPLSRDQLLALTGIEQSVRRERDGDPPH from the coding sequence ATGACGTCACCACGAGCCGCGGCAGAGCAGGAAGCCTGGGCCGCCTACCGCCGTCTTCAACTGCGCGTGGACACACTGATCGCACGCGACCTGGAGCGGGAATCCGGTCTGTCGATGGCCGACTACGACGTGCTGGCCGCACTGGTGGCCCTGTTCGACCCCGACCACTGCATCAGGGTGGGCCAGTTGACCGCTCGGATGGACTGGGCCCACAGCCGACTGTCCCGTCAGCTCGGCAGGATGGAGCGGCGGGGGCTGATCAGCCGCGAGGCGTGCGAACTCGACGGCAGGGGCGACGACGTCGTTCTCACCGCGGCCGGGCGGCGGGCCCATGACGAAGCCACGCCCGCCCACCTCGCATCAGTGCACCGCCACTTCGCCCGGCCGCTCTCCCGGGACCAACTGCTGGCGCTGACGGGCATCGAACAGTCCGTACGCCGGGAGCGGGACGGCGACCCGCCGCACTGA
- a CDS encoding Dabb family protein has product MIRHTLSFRFADGVDQPTRDSVLDDLRTFPGRYPAMRGFVLGENISTRDQTFTHTMAVDFDGQDDLLAYLSSESHEDFVRTRWRPVIAQQAITSFEFAERASLTAGRTPPVSTRPHGPYGMEYARIEVPDMQATIDFLEYHVGLQLEQRTDEYAYLRADIEHHSIELIHAPERTDGWTTAVGYSVASEEVLEQLHKYVLDAGLEVLELQERQQALCDNGFAVKDPNGLVIELFTEFQEYAEPPHIEIRPLDLVHPFIATAKFDETVHFYQDILKFLPSDHVVGSTTFFRCEDRYHHSLAIQKNTEHYVAHLCFAMKSLDHVMRMRARALYKDAPIASDIVNHSASTSIAFYMHDPRFGPRYELCDDHRVFTPEEHLTHRPRRMPADPRNIDVWRPASDDWGRF; this is encoded by the coding sequence ATGATCAGACACACCCTGTCCTTCCGATTCGCCGACGGAGTCGACCAGCCGACGCGCGATTCCGTACTGGACGACCTGCGCACCTTCCCCGGCCGCTACCCCGCCATGCGCGGCTTCGTCCTCGGCGAGAACATCAGCACCCGTGACCAGACCTTCACCCACACGATGGCTGTTGACTTCGACGGTCAGGACGACCTGCTCGCCTATCTCAGCAGTGAGTCCCACGAGGACTTCGTGCGCACGCGCTGGCGACCGGTCATCGCCCAGCAGGCCATCACCTCGTTCGAGTTCGCCGAGCGTGCGTCGCTCACTGCAGGAAGGACACCGCCGGTGAGCACCCGCCCGCACGGCCCGTACGGCATGGAGTACGCCCGGATCGAAGTTCCCGACATGCAGGCCACGATCGACTTCCTCGAATACCACGTCGGCCTCCAGCTGGAGCAGCGTACGGATGAGTACGCCTATCTGCGCGCCGACATCGAGCACCACTCGATCGAGCTGATCCACGCGCCCGAGCGCACCGACGGATGGACGACCGCGGTCGGCTACAGCGTGGCAAGCGAGGAGGTGCTTGAGCAGCTGCACAAGTACGTCCTCGACGCCGGTCTTGAGGTCCTCGAACTCCAGGAGCGCCAGCAGGCGCTGTGCGACAACGGCTTCGCGGTGAAGGACCCGAACGGTCTCGTCATTGAGCTGTTTACCGAGTTCCAGGAGTACGCCGAGCCGCCGCACATAGAGATACGGCCGCTCGACCTGGTGCACCCCTTCATCGCCACCGCGAAGTTCGACGAGACGGTGCACTTCTACCAGGACATCCTGAAGTTTCTGCCGTCGGACCATGTCGTCGGTTCGACCACGTTCTTCCGCTGTGAGGACCGCTACCACCACAGCCTCGCGATACAGAAGAACACGGAGCACTACGTCGCGCACCTGTGCTTCGCGATGAAGAGCCTCGATCACGTCATGCGGATGCGTGCCCGCGCGCTGTACAAGGACGCCCCGATCGCCTCGGACATCGTCAACCACTCGGCGTCGACGTCGATCGCGTTCTACATGCACGATCCGCGCTTCGGCCCTCGGTACGAGCTGTGCGACGACCACCGGGTGTTCACCCCGGAGGAGCACCTGACGCACCGGCCCCGCAGGATGCCGGCCGACCCGCGCAACATCGATGTATGGCGTCCGGCTTCCGATGACTGGGGACGTTTTTGA